GCAATATCCACTATAATTTCAGGCGGTTCACCTTCGCAGACCAGAGTTTCCACATCTATACCAAACTCAGAACTTAACATTTCCTTTGCCTGATGACACATCTGTTTACCTATCTTTAGGCGCTTTTCCAATTGGACAGGGGCAATTCCAAATTCCTCCGGATCAAAATAAACAGCATGAACAATTATCACCTTCCCACCATGTCTTTTTATCCAGTTCGATGCCTCGATAAGTGCTGCCTTGCTGAATTCTGAATCGTCAAAGGCTACAAGGATTGTTTTATACATATTATTCTCCTCAGTGTGAACCTCTACCTTTCCTGAATATTATACCAACACCAAAGCCTGCAGCCAGCGCTATGATTATAGCTATCATTCCATAAAAGGCACCCTTATCCTTTGCCATATCGGCAAGTGCCTTTACGATATTAACCTGTTCCACAAGTATCTTTGCCTCTGCTTTCTCAACTACCTTGTTATCTTTAACAGAATATACAGTAACTGTATAATCACCAGGAGGGGCCTGATAGGGCCAATTTAGATCGATAAGATATTGTCGTCTTCCACTTTTCGAACTTATTGAGATTTTTCCAGAAGATGTAGAATATAGCCTTGAAGATTCTTTATACTTCACAAGTTCATTAAACCACTTCATTTTTTCATCTTCATTTGCAATAGGCGTTATTTCTACATGTCTCTTCAGTGCAGGATAGCCAATCACATATTTATCCATCTCATCCTGACTTAAAATATCCTCTAATTTCCTTGTGCTGTGAAGGAAATATAATGTAGGAGTTCGCTCAAATTTTAGTTCTCCCACATTCATCCATAAAAGCCCTGCCACTTTTCCTTTTTTCCTTAAAGCCTGATGCCCTTCAGGAGAGGTTATTTTGACAATCAGATCTCCAATTGAATCTGAGACTCCACTTATACCAATTTTATCACCATGATAAAAAAAGTCTACCTTTATGTGGTCATGGTTTATCTTTACTGTGAGTTCTGCAGATGCCATGGTTTCGGTTATTATCAACCCGAACAGAAAACAGACGATAAAAGACAAAATAGCCTTCAGCCTTAAGCCTTCAGCCCTTTTACTTCTGACGCCAACACTGTCATGCCGAACTTGTTTCGACATCTCTTTAGTGACTCCTGACTCCTGACTGTCTCCATATCAGTGTCCTCCTGCCTGTTCTAAGAGTATGGATGGGCTTAATGTAAGTTCAAAAATCATTTTTACAGCCACCGCAAGTACCAACCCTGCAAGAAGAATCTTGAGCTGGTCGGCTTTTAATTTCCTGCCAAAGGCCGTCCCAATCTGGGCGCCTATTGTTGCACCAAGCGATAAAATTACCGCAAGGATAAAATCCACAGTATGATTGGTATATGCCTGGAGGAATGTGACCTCAATACAGGTTAAGAGTATCTGGAACAGACTGGTCCCCACCACAACATGCATTGGCATCCTCAGGAGATAAAGCATCATAGGAACCATGATGAACCCTCCACCAACACCCATTATTGCTGCAAGGATCCCTACAAGGCTTCCTAGTAAAATAATAGCAGGGACAGAATGGGTAACGCCTGATTCTTTAAAATGGGTCTGTAGGGGTAGAGATTTAAGAAATTTTGCCATTTTAGATTCCTTTTCAATCTTAACCTCCTCTGATTTCTTTTTCATCATGCTGCTCAGGCTTTCAATGAACATATATGTGCCAACTATGCCAAGCATCAATACATAGGTCATCCTTATAACAAAGTCTGCATTGCCGAGCGCCATAAGAATCTTTATGGCCTCTACTCCAAGCATTCCTCCCAGAAAGCTACCTATCACCAGATAAATACCCATCTTGATATCAACATTCCCCAGTTTCCAGTGGGCGTATGCGCCTGACGCAGAGGCTGCCACCATCTGAGTTGCTCCTGTGGCGGCAGCCACTGTGGGGGAAATACCAACCATCATGAGAAAGGGCGTTATTATCCACCCCCCTCCAACCCCAAATAGACCTGACAGTAAGCCTACGGAAAGACCAATCCCAACAGGTATCAGGCTATTAATACTGGTTAAAGCTACTGGTAAATATAAGAACATCTTCGAAACTTCCCTTCTTTATCATAATCATTGTCACTCTGAGTTTATTTCAGGGTCTATGTCATGCTGAAACAAGTTCAGCATGACATTACTCAGCCTTTTGTAGACCTTGACATGGTTACAATAGGTCTTGATATGTTTCTAAATAGTTTCTTAACGTTAATGACACTTTTATTAATCAGATTAGGGCTCAATAAGACCAGATCAATGGTCGGTTTTTTTTCGATAATATCCCTTGTGTTGGAAACTATATCCCCCACACCTACTTGATAACTAATCTCTACCGAATACCCCTGATACTTCATGGTTAATTCAGTAATTTTTTTCTCAGCATCTCTTTTTATCCTTTGCTGCCGCTCGTCGAGTATCTCCCTTGCTGTTTTAAACTCTCCTACCTCTGCAAAAGCCACGGCAGCCATATCATCCTCAAATGTCTCAAACATACGCTTCTCATAAATCATCAAAATATTTATTCCTGCATCAAGGGTCTTTGCCAGTTCAATAACATAAGAGAAGCCATCATCATAACTTTCATCCCCTCTTGTTACGAATAAGAGTTTTTCTCTCATCTCCCGAAACTCTTTAGTCTTCCAGCAATTGGAATATCAAAAAGGATGCCAGAAAATAAATATTTGAAATATAAAGGAAAATTAAATAT
This Nitrospirota bacterium DNA region includes the following protein-coding sequences:
- a CDS encoding TIGR02186 family protein translates to MSKQVRHDSVGVRSKRAEGLRLKAILSFIVCFLFGLIITETMASAELTVKINHDHIKVDFFYHGDKIGISGVSDSIGDLIVKITSPEGHQALRKKGKVAGLLWMNVGELKFERTPTLYFLHSTRKLEDILSQDEMDKYVIGYPALKRHVEITPIANEDEKMKWFNELVKYKESSRLYSTSSGKISISSKSGRRQYLIDLNWPYQAPPGDYTVTVYSVKDNKVVEKAEAKILVEQVNIVKALADMAKDKGAFYGMIAIIIALAAGFGVGIIFRKGRGSH
- a CDS encoding sulfite exporter TauE/SafE family protein: MFLYLPVALTSINSLIPVGIGLSVGLLSGLFGVGGGWIITPFLMMVGISPTVAAATGATQMVAASASGAYAHWKLGNVDIKMGIYLVIGSFLGGMLGVEAIKILMALGNADFVIRMTYVLMLGIVGTYMFIESLSSMMKKKSEEVKIEKESKMAKFLKSLPLQTHFKESGVTHSVPAIILLGSLVGILAAIMGVGGGFIMVPMMLYLLRMPMHVVVGTSLFQILLTCIEVTFLQAYTNHTVDFILAVILSLGATIGAQIGTAFGRKLKADQLKILLAGLVLAVAVKMIFELTLSPSILLEQAGGH